Proteins from one Oryza sativa Japonica Group chromosome 12, ASM3414082v1 genomic window:
- the LOC9271581 gene encoding protein CURLY FLAG LEAF 1 produces MTTEFLRVEKYLSVKRMELQPELSLGPTWPAPGFVSSTTKSTKSSSSESDGSSRKKRKHFTWEEPVSHANLELQLNDPLPLDWEQCLDLQSGRMYYLNRKTLKKSWIRPKEQSVNLELNISTTQPTVVVVPTIIDGGSTGAAATPVAVAVVAEETKKGGTIVSSGPGGNMVAVPCVNCHLLVMLCKSSPSCPNCKFVQPLAPPPPALPHRKLDAVKPLETLSLLH; encoded by the exons ATGACCACTGAATTCCTTAGAGTGGAGAAGTACCTGAGTGTGAAGAGGATGGAGCTGCAGCCGGAGCTCTCACTAGGGCCGACGTGGCCGGCGCCAGGCTTCGTCTCCTCCACCACCAAGAGCACCAAGAGCTCATCGTCGGAGTCAGACGGCAGCtccaggaagaagaggaagcacTTCACCTGGGAGGAGCCCGTGTCGCACGCCAACCTGGAGCTCCAGCTCAATGACCCCCTGCCCCTCGACTGGGAGCAGTGCCTTGACCTGCAA TCTGGAAGGATGTATTACCTGAACAGGAAGACCTTGAAGAAAAGCTGGATCAGGCCCAAGGAGCAGAGCGTGAACCTGGAGCTCAACATCTCGACTACCCAGCcaaccgtcgtcgtcgtccccaccATTATCGATGGAGGAAGCACCGGAGCTGCTGCTACTCCagttgctgttgctgttgttgcAGAGGAGACAAAGAAGGGTGGCACCATCGTCAGCTCTGGACCTGGAGGCAACATGGTGGCCGTGCCTTGTGTCAATTGCCACCTCCTCGTCATGCTCTGCAAGTCCTCCCCATCCTGTCCCAACTGCAAGTTCGTGCAGCCgttggcgccaccgccgccggccctgCCGCACCGCAAGCTCGACGCCGTCAAGCCGCTGGAGACCTTGAGCCTTCTCCATTAG
- the LOC112936095 gene encoding pentatricopeptide repeat-containing protein At2g22410, mitochondrial → MAPTPPVPLPNPAGSAAAAVLPRPAWNTNRNLVVTHPLLSLLESCASFRRLLQLHALLTVTGLAAHRFPASRLLAFCALSTPPRLAHAAAILARASPGPNAYMLGTMMRGFLRARLPARALGLFRRVVRDRLPADARTFVFAVKAAAAAAESEHGGTPSGGEAIHCAALKCGFVGESVLVGNALVHFYANHKSLDDAGKVFDEMPERDVVSWTTLVDGYARAGLADEAWRLFCRMVVVGGMRPNAVTLVAAVSAIGQMGLLAFGIMLHKYVTEGGVARSVNLDNALVDMFGKCGCVRYAREVFDGMEVKDVYSWTSMVNAYAKCGDLESAEQLFKDMPRRNVVSWSCMIAAYSQLNQPEEAVWLFREMIAAGVDPIDATLVSVLSACAQLGCLDLGRWIYENYIVSNKIGLTVNLGNALIDMFAKCGDVGEASKLFDEMAERNVVSWNTMIMAHAVHGQSEEAIRLFEQLKGENIVPDQITFLGLLASCSHSGLVSEGRRYFKEMEMFYRIEPRVEHYACMIDLLGKVGLLEEAFEVARGMPMEADEAGWGALLNACRMHGNVEIGACVADKLVELDPSDSGIYVLMSQIYASKNKWDQVKMLRMTMRDRGVKKNPGCSSIEVEGKFHDFLVADVSHACSEEIYSALKNIYFHLKQEGYVPPT, encoded by the coding sequence ATGGCGCCGACGCCTCCCGTTCCACTCCCCAACccggcggggtcggcggcggcagcggttctGCCCCGGCCGGCGTGGAACACCAACCGGAACCTGGTGGTGACCCACCCGCTGCTCTCCCTCCTCGAGTCGTGCGCCTccttccgccgcctccttcaGCTCCACGCGCTCCTCACCGTCACGGGCCTCGCCGCGCACCGCTTCCCGGCGTCTCGCCTCCTCGCCTTCTGCGCgctctccacgccgccgcgcctcgcccacgccgccgcgatCCTCGCCCGCGCATCCCCGGGGCCCAACGCCTACATGCTCGGCACCATGATGCGGGGCTTCCTCCGCGCccgcctccccgcccgcgcgctggGCCTCTTCCGCCGCGTCGTCCGGGATCGCCTCCCCGCCGACGCGCGCACGTTCGTCTTCGCGgtcaaggccgccgccgccgccgccgagtcgGAGCACGGTGGAACCCCCTCAGGCGGCGAGGCCATCCACTGCGCGGCCCTCAAGTGCGGGTTCGTTGGCGAGAGCGTGCTCGTGGGGAACGCGCTGGTACACTTCTATGCGAACCACAAGTCACTGGATGATGCAGgcaaggtgttcgatgaaatgcctgAGAGGGATGTTGTCTCTTGGACGACGCTGGTGGATGGGTATGCACGGGCAGGGTTGGCTGACGAGGCATGGAGGCTGTTCTGCAGGATGGTTGTTGTTGGAGGCATGCGGCCTAACGCGGTGACGCTGGTGGCTGCTGTCTCCGCGATTGGTCAGATGGGGTTGCTAGCTTTTGGGATCATGCTGCACAAGTATGTCACAGAGGGTGGTGTTGCTCGGAGTGTCAATTTGGATAATGCGCTGGTGGATATGTTTGGGAAGTGTGGGTGCGTGAGATATGCAAGGGAGGTTTTTGATGGCATGGAGGTTAAGGATGTCTACTCCTGGACGAGCATGGTTAATGCATACGCTAAGTGTGGTGATTTGGAAAGTGCAGAACAGCTATTCAAGGATATGCCCAGGAGAAATGTGGTTTCTTGGAGTTGCATGATCGCAGCTTACTCACAGTTGAATCAACCTGAAGAAGCAGTATGGTTATTCAGGGAGATGATTGCAGCAGGTGTGGATCCAATTGATGCTACCCTTGTGAGTGTTCTGTCAGCGTGTGCTCAGTTAGGTTGCTTGGATCTTGGCAGGTGGATATATGAGAACTACATTGTGAGTAATAAGATTGGGCTTACTGTTAATTTAGGTAATGCGCTCATTGATATGTTTGCAAAATGTGGGGATGTAGGTGAAGCATCAAAATTATTTGATGAGATGGCAGAGAGGAACGTAGTGAGTTGGAACACTATGATCATGGCCCATGCCGTGCATGGTCAGTCTGAAGAAGCTATTCGTCTCTTTGAGCAGTTGAAAGGAGAGAATATTGTGCCTGATCAGATCACTTTCCTGGGATTGCTTGCTTCATGCAGTCACAGTGGGTTAGTTTCGGAAGGACGACGATATTTTAAAGAAATGGAAATGTTTTATAGGATTGAACCCAGGGTAGAACattatgcatgcatgattgATCTTTTGGGTAAAGTTGGGCTTCTGGAAGAGGCATTTGAAGTTGCAAGGGGTATGCCGATGGAAGCTGATGAGGCTGGTTGGGGTGCTCTTCTAAATGCATGCAGAATGCATGGGAATGTAGAGATTGGTGCATGTGTTGCAGATAAGCTTGTAGAACTGGATCCTTCAGACAGTGGAATCTATGTACTTATGAGCCAAATATATGCAAGTAAAAATAAATGGGATCAGGTGAAGATGCTGAGAATGACGATGAGAGATAGAGGGGTAAAGAAGAATCCTGGCTGTAGCTCTATCGAGGTCGAAGGAAAATTCCACGACTTTTTGGTGGCAGATGTTTCACATGCATGTTCAGAAGAAATCTATTCAGCATTGAAGAATATTTACTTCCATTTAAAACAGGAAGGTTATGTTCCCCCAACTTGA
- the LOC4351835 gene encoding adenylylsulfatase HINT3, whose protein sequence is MSPPVSSGAPVQERRLGVLLSHLRPCAPPAARRGNHHHHHHDLRVREAEGTGGLAASPCAADGSGETSGGQRCVFCEIVKGNKPAYKLYEDDVCLCILDTKPLSTGHSLIIPKRHFPSLQATPPSVIAAICCKLPLISSAIVKATQCDAFNVLVNNGKVAGQVIFHTHVHLIPRRKGDNLWSSETYERNSIKHNQETKDLVSGIKELLFPPQDDSAEGSTIPKEL, encoded by the exons atgtcgccgccggtgagctcgggggcgccggtgcaggaGCGGCGCCTCGGGGtgctcctctcccacctccgcccgtgcgcgccgccggccgcgcggcggggcaaccaccaccaccaccaccacgacctGCGGGTGCGGGAGGCGGAGGGAACGGGCGGCCTCGCCGCGTCTCCCTGCGCCGCCGACGGGAGCGGGGAGACCTCGGGAGGCCAGCGCTGCGTGTTCTGCGAGATCGTGAAGGGCAACAAGCCAGCCTACAAG CTCTACGAGGACGATGTGTGCTTGTGCATCCTGGACACCAAACCACTGAGCACTGG GCATTCACTGATCATTCCAAAACGTCACTTTCCATCACTACAGGCAACACCGCCATCT gtaATAGCAGCTATATGTTGTAAACTCCCACTTATTTCCAGTGCAATCGTGAAGGCTACTCAATGTG ATGCATTCAATGTGCTTGTCAACAATGGAAAGGTAGCAGGGCAGGTTATTTTTCAC ACTCATGTTCACCTCATTCCCCGTAGAAAAGGCGATAACTTGTGGTCTTCAGAG ACTTATGAAAGGAACTCTATCAAGCACAACCAGGAAACCAAAGATCTTGTTAGCGGCATCAAGGAACTACTCTTCCCACCTCAGGATGACAGCGCTGAAGGGTCAACGATACCGAAGGAACTCTAA
- the LOC107277888 gene encoding protein FAR1-RELATED SEQUENCE 5-like, which produces MEFNTVDEAWMFWVSYGGQKGFEVRKRYSNKRKSDGKVRSCRYVCANEGHRKEDKRDHLTKCPRAETRTDCQVRMGVVLDQEKGNYKVADLVLEHNHILQLPETSHLMVSQRKISELQGFEIETADDAGIGPKAAHQLASIQVGGSLNLNYTLRDHKNYLQGKRQREMVYGQAGSMLMHFQDKIAKNPSFQYALQMDSEEQIANIFWVDAKMLTDYAYFGDVVSFDTTFGTNKESRPFGVFVGFNQFRETMVFGAVLLYDETYESFKWLFETFLKAHNGKQPKTIYTDQDSAMGKAIKKVFLESWHGLCTFHIMQNAVKHVAELEDEESSNSPKQTAEDNEEEQSILTDFSACMFEYEDEETFEQAFSTIRAKASKQSWLDSIYKVKEKWAECYMKDVFTLGMRSTQLSESVNSELKRHFKSDFDIIRFLQHFERVVEDKRENELNAEFESRKKIPRIKMRTPMLIQASKLYTPIIFEAFQAEYERSMVACTTALEGNNCYLVAIGSLDENCTFEKEYKVVGDPLEQTSTCGCGMFSRTGILCAHALKVLDLMNIKSLPSQYVLKRWTRGARSGTVQDNHGRSIIENPRLNEMLRYKDMTRKFLNLALRAASHPGSTLLVNNALDILTKQVEEEINGFTDTIALGPTDITPPSDLVSTARLKKKEVETKTSKRKKNWLDKLHKSTNNGSNKGGTKDCKDGRQEKGKRSIST; this is translated from the exons ATGGAATTCAATACTGTTGATGAGGCTTGGATGTTTTGGGTTAGCTATGGTGGTCAAAAAGGTTTCGAGGTTAGAAAAAGGTACTCAAACAAAAGGAAATCAGATGGAAAGGTTAGGTCATGCAGATATGTTTGTGCAAATGAGGGTCATAGAAAGGAGGATAAAAGGGATCATCTAACAAAGTGTCCAAGAGCTGAAACGAGAACCGATTGTCAAGTTCGCATGGGTGTTGTGCTAGATCAGGAGAAAGGGAATTATAAAGTGGCTGATCTAGTTTTGGAACACAATCACATCCTTCAATTGCCAGAAACCTCGCACTTGATGGTGTCTCAAAGGAAAATTTCAGAGTTACAAGGTTTTGAAATTGAGACAGCTGACGATGCGGGCATTGGGCCCAAAGCAGCACATCAGTTGGCTAGTATCCAAGTTGGTGGCTCACTTAATCTCAATTACACTCTCCGTGACCACAAGAATTATTTACAGGGCAAACGCCAACGAGAGATGGTATATGGTCAAGCAGGAAGCATGCTCATGCATTTTCAAGATAAAATTGCTAAGAACCCATCATTTCAATATGCATTGCAGATGGATAGTGAGGAGCAAATAGCAAACATATTCTGGGTTGATGCTAAAATGCTCACTGACTATGCATATTTTGGTGATGTTGTCAGTTTTGACACTACTTTTGGAACAAACAAGGAAAGTAGGCCTTTTGGTGTATTTGTTGGGTTCAATCAGTTTAGGGAAACAATGGTTTTTGGTGCTGTTCTACTGTATGATGAGACATATGAGTCCTTCAAGTGGTTATTTGAGACCTTCCTAAAAGCACATAATGGCAAGCAACCTAAAACAATCTATACTGATCAGGATTCTGCAATGggaaaagcaattaagaaagtGTTTTTAGAATCATGGCATGGTTTGTGCACTTTCCATATCATGCAGAATGCTGTTAAACATGTAGCTGAACTCGAGGATGAAGAATCCAGTAATTCTCCCAAACAGACTGCCGAAGACAACGAGGAAGAACAAAGTATTCTCACAGATTTTAGTGCATGTATGTTTGAGTACGAAGATGAGGAAACATTTGAACAAGCATTTAGCACCATAAGGGCAAAGGCGAGCAAGCAAAGTTGGTTGGATAGTATATACAAGGTGAAAGAAAAATGGGCTGAATGTTACATGAAGGATGTGTTCACATTAGGTATGAGAAGTACACAGTTAAGTGAGAGTGTAAATAGTGAACTCAAGAGGCATTTCAAATCTGATTTTGATATCATTCGATTTCTTCAACATTTTGAAAGGGTGGTGGAAGATAAAAGAGAAAATGAGCTAAATGCTGAATTTGAATCAAGGAAGAAAATACCCAGAATAAAAATGAGGACACCTATGctaatccaagctagcaagctaTACACACCAATCATATTCGAAGCTTTTCAAGCTGAATATGAAAGATCCATGGTAGCATGCACCACGGCATTGGAAGGCAACAATTGCTATCTTGTGGCAATTGGCAGTCTAGATGAAAATTGTACCTTTGAGAAGGAGTACAAAGTTGTTGGTGATCCTTTAGAGCAAACTAGTACATGCGGCTGTGGGATGTTCAGTAGAACTGGAATATTGTGTGCACATGCTTTAAAAGTCCTTGATTTGATGAATATAAAATCTCTCCCATCACAATATGTACTGAAGCGATGGACACGTGGAGCACGTAGTGGGACAGTACAAGATAACCATGGACGAAGTATTATAGAGAACCCAAGATTAAATGAGATGCTTCGCTACAAAGATATGACCCGCAAATTTCTCAATTTGGCACTTCGAGCTGCCAGCCATCCAGGGTCTACCTTGTTAGTAAACAACGCACTTGATATCCTTACCAAGCAAGTTGAAGAAGAAATCAATGGATTTACTGATACCATAGCTCTAGGTCCCACTGATATTACTCCTCCAAGTGACTTGGTGAGTACAGCTCGCCTAAAGAAAAAGGAGGTGGAAACAAAAACCTCAAAGCGCAAAAAAAATTGGCTTGATAAGCTGCACAAGTCCACAAATAATGGAAGTAACAAGGGAG GAACAAAAGACTGCAAAGACGGGAGgcaagaaaaagggaaaagaagcATCAGTACATGA
- the LOC4351836 gene encoding uncharacterized protein has protein sequence MPRREGGRSRSAAYLVLFASCLLAVAAASHQEFHEAAGSRTLLMSHEHTNQVHCSRERSRAAWKAIDEYLMPFVEKEKYELPSKCRLHPGNDMFREQEQHKIHFDINEWRCGFCKKAFRAEKFLDQHFHNRHNNLVDNSQGRCLADLCGALHCDLMLEFKKPKSKCSATAAARNRHLCESLADSCFPINQGQSASRLHEFLLRQFCDAHTCKNGSKPFPKGGRKQTNRFYLALCALTIVLLPLFYLIVFLHQREMKKGGQNLRRISKVVQKKKPS, from the exons ATGCCGAGGCGGGAGGGTGGTCGCTCTCGCTCCGCCGCCTACCTCGTCCTCTTCGCTTCCTGCCTTTTAGCTGTTGCGGCGGCATCACACCAG GAATTTCATGAAGCTGCTGGATCCAG AACTCTTCTTATGTCACATGAACACACAAATCAAGTGCATTGCTCAAGGGAAAGAAGCCGTGCAGCTTGGAAAGCTATTGATGAG TATTTGATGCCCTTTGTGGAAAAAGAGAAATATGAACTCCCAAGCAAATGTAGACTTCATCCTGGTAATGACATGTTTCGGGAACAGGAGCAGCATAAGATTCACTTTGATATAAATGAATGGCGCTGTGGTTTCTGCAAGAAAGCCTTCCGAGCAGAGAAGTTCCTTGATCAGCATTTTCACAATCGGCACAATAATCTTGTGGATAAT AGTCAAGGAAGATGCTTGGCTGATCTATGTGGAGCACTTCACTGTGATCTGATGTTGGAGTTTAAGAAACCAAAGAGTAAATGCAGTGCAACTGCAGCTGCAAGGAATCGTCATCTTTGTGAG AGCCTTGCAGATAGTTGCTTTCCTATTAATCAAGGGCAATCTGCCAGCCGTCTTCATG AATTTCTCTTGCGCCAATTCTGTGATGCCCACACATGCAAGAATGGCTCTAAACCTTTCCCCAAAGGTGGCAGG AAACAAACAAACAGATTCTACCTGGCTCTCTGTGCCTTAACAATAGTACTTTTGCCACTGTTCTATCTCATAGTATTCTTGCACCAGAG ggaaATGAAGAAAGGCGGTCAAAATTTAAGACGAATTTCGAAAGTTgtccaaaagaaaaaaccatCTTAG